A single window of Archangium gephyra DNA harbors:
- a CDS encoding tetratricopeptide repeat protein, which translates to MRALLLLALLSSNPPTPAQAQKLAAQRAWEDLYLAWSSVDPKGYPPPDRRTIATSLLKGCEALASSDGVMAYSLGERAVLFEETAPGLRCLARTALATDQRGTAEDALRRGLEHFPKDGHFGFELGKLLLEDKDPQGALAALGKVPPRAPEAAKARALMQKARSASSEESAAMAQARAIERRFTGETEDNKGSVQPASGSAPTGLSYESGVASDGMRTRSNSRFVVKYFNNARDFGQRAEYEGRIVSALDEAHFHTRQVLGEAREAPVDVILYTREEFRTHQGSALARMVAGLYSDGAIRINDAAELTQQTKATLVHEYVHAVVDDLVRAAEGGQRVPIWLNEGLAEYVEWRYLGSDKPPHALATRMRGAAQNGQLPRLSDMAGGALIQQRDPALAYGTSAVAVRELLNEGGPARLLELIREVGQGASFEEALRQRYGRGVPELEASVQATLSRR; encoded by the coding sequence AGGACCTCTACCTCGCCTGGTCCTCCGTGGACCCCAAGGGCTACCCCCCGCCCGATCGCCGCACCATCGCCACCTCGCTCCTCAAGGGCTGCGAGGCCCTCGCCAGCTCCGATGGGGTGATGGCGTACTCGCTCGGCGAGCGCGCCGTGCTCTTCGAGGAGACGGCCCCGGGCCTGCGCTGCCTCGCCCGCACCGCGCTCGCCACCGACCAGCGCGGCACCGCCGAGGACGCCCTGCGCCGCGGCCTGGAGCACTTCCCCAAGGACGGCCACTTCGGCTTCGAGCTGGGCAAGCTCCTGCTCGAGGACAAGGATCCCCAGGGCGCCCTCGCGGCGCTGGGCAAGGTGCCGCCGCGCGCGCCCGAGGCGGCCAAGGCCCGTGCGCTCATGCAGAAGGCCCGCAGCGCCTCCAGCGAGGAGAGCGCCGCCATGGCCCAGGCCCGCGCCATCGAGCGGCGCTTCACCGGCGAGACCGAGGACAACAAGGGCTCCGTCCAGCCCGCCTCCGGCTCGGCTCCCACCGGCCTGTCCTATGAGTCCGGCGTGGCCTCGGACGGGATGCGCACCCGCTCCAACAGCCGCTTCGTCGTGAAGTACTTCAACAACGCGCGCGACTTCGGCCAGCGCGCCGAGTACGAGGGCCGCATCGTCTCCGCGCTCGACGAGGCCCACTTCCACACCCGCCAGGTGCTGGGCGAGGCGCGCGAGGCCCCCGTGGACGTCATCCTCTACACCCGCGAGGAGTTCCGCACCCACCAGGGCTCGGCGCTGGCGCGCATGGTGGCCGGGCTGTACTCGGACGGCGCCATCCGCATCAACGACGCCGCCGAGCTCACCCAGCAGACCAAGGCCACGCTCGTCCACGAGTACGTGCACGCCGTGGTGGATGACCTGGTGCGCGCCGCCGAGGGCGGCCAGCGTGTCCCCATCTGGCTCAACGAGGGCCTTGCCGAGTACGTGGAATGGCGCTACCTGGGCAGTGACAAACCGCCCCACGCGCTGGCCACCCGCATGCGCGGTGCCGCCCAGAACGGGCAGCTCCCGCGCCTCTCGGACATGGCCGGTGGGGCCCTCATCCAGCAGCGCGACCCGGCGCTGGCATATGGGACGTCGGCCGTGGCCGTCCGCGAGCTGCTGAACGAGGGAGGGCCCGCCCGGCTGCTCGAGCTCATCCGCGAGGTGGGCCAGGGCGCGTCCTTCGAGGAGGCCCTGCGGCAGCGCTACGGCCGCGGCGTCCCGGAGCTGGAGGCCTCCGTCCAGGCCACTCTCTCGCGGAGGTAG